The Naumannella cuiyingiana DNA window CGGCGACCATGTGACGCCGGGGCCGCTCAAGCGGCCTCAGGCACCGACCACGCTGAGCGACGGGCGCGCGGGCTCCGCGGTCTCGTCGAAACCGAAGTCGACCAGTTCCATCGCCGCCACGGCGTAGCGGGCCAGCGCCAGATCAAGGACGGTCTCGTCGGCCCCGAGCGGATCGCCGACCGCGACGACGCCGGCCGACCGCGCTTGCTCGGCCCGTTCCACCCAGTGCGCATCGGCGGTCAGGCAGAGCGAGCCGACGGCCACGTTGCGCCGCCCCTGGGCGTACAGCGAGTGCAGCGCCTCCGCCATCGCGCCGGCGCCGGCATCGGTGAAGACGGGTACGCAGGGCAGCTTGTGGTGCTGGCCCCACTGCCGGGCGCGGCGGGCGACGAGCGCCGCTCCGCGGGAATCGGGGGTGCCCTCGGCCAGCAGCACCAGGCCGTCGAGCTCGGTGGCCCGGGCCCGGCGCAGCGCCTGCCGCAGTTGCGCGTCGACCCGGGACAACAGGCTCGCCTCCGGGCCGATCGACCCCGCGACCGCGGTGCGGATCTCCGGGTGCGTGGCGCGGGTGCGGCGTACCAGCGTCGCGACGCGCTCGTCGGTGGCGAACGGGCTGGACAGCAGTGCGGGAACGAAGGCGATCTCGCGCACGCCGGCGCGGGCCAGGTGGCTGACCACCTGCGGTCCGGTCGGCGGACAGTGATCGAGGAACGCAGCGCGGACGTCGAGTTCGGGACGCATCGCCTGCAGCCCGACGCGCATGGCGTGGGCTACCTGGTTGACCTGAGAATCAGAGCTGCCGGCGGCCAGGACGACGAGAGTCGGTGCGTTCATGCGGACACTCTCGCGGCTCGGACACGCGTCCACAAGCTGAGATACCAAAGTATGAGATTGAATCTCACATATTGAGCATCGACCTCGTGGCCTCGGGTCACGGCTGGGCGACATATCGCGCCGGCGTCTCGTCAATCGTGGCCGGATCGGCAAAACTGTGCGCGGCAGTGTGGCTCCCCCAATGCGGAAGGACGACGCGATGCGACGAGGACTGATCAGGACGGCGGCCGGGCTAGGCGCGGCGCTGGTGCTGGCGGCGACCGCGGCCTGTGCGCCCGGCGGCGCCGGGGGCGAGGCGGAGCAGACGGGCGACCAGACGCTGACCTACCTGTACTTCACCGACGGTCCGGACGAGCAGGCGACGCGCGACCTGATCGCCCGCTTCGAGCAGGAGACGGGGGCCACGGTGAACCTCGAACTGATCCCGTACGCCAATCTGGAGCAGACGCTGCAGGCCAGGCTCTCCGGTGGTAATCCCCCCGACGTTGCCCGCCTGACCACGCTCACCCCGGTCCGCGACGACCTGGTCGATCTGACCGCGCTGCGACCGGAGCTCGCGGGGCAGTACCTCGACGGCATGGCCGGACCGGCCACCGGGCCGGGCGGCGAGCTGCTCGCGGTGCCCAGCGACCTGACGCTGAACGGGCCGATGATCAATCTCGACCTGTTCGAGAAGGCCGGCGTCGAGCCACCGACGGCGCAGCGGCCGTGGCGGTCGTGGGACGAGGTCGTCGAGGCGGCCGAGCAGGTGAAGAAGGGCGCCGGCACCGAGTTCGGTCTGGCCATGGACGTGTCGGGTCACCGGTTCTCCACGATGATGAGCCAGTACGGGACGACCGTCTTCGACGAATCGGGTACGCAGGTCGCGCTCGCCGAGGAGCCGGCCGTCGCCGCCGTGACCAGGTTCGCCGAGCTGAATGCCGACGGCGTGATGCCGCGCGACCTGTGGTTGCAGGCCGGTACGCGCTACACCGCGGCGAACGAGATCTTCCTCGCCCAGCAGGCGCCGATCTATGTTTCGGGCAACTGGCAGGTCGCGGCCTTCGCCGAGTCCGCTGAGTTCGACTGGGCGGCGGTGCCGAACCCCTGCCAGGAGCGCTGCGGCGGATTCCCGGGCGGCAAGTTCATGGGCGCGTTCAAGGCCAGCCCGCGCCAGCAGCTCGCCGCCGACTTCATCGCCTTCATGAACTCCGCCGACTCCCAGCGCTATCTGGCGGACAAGGCCAACTTCCTGCCGACCCGCAAGGACCTGATCGAGTCCGGGGTGGAATACAGCAACCGCGATGCCGACATGCAGGTCTTCCTCGCCGATGTCCAGCAGACCCCGCCCGACACCTTCGGCACGTCGTTCTCGCCCGCCTTCAGCGCCACCAGCACCGAGATGACCAAGGTGCTCGCCGCCGTGTTGGCGGGGCAGCAGGATCCGGCCCAGGCCGTGGCCGCCTTCCGCAAGGGCGCGGAGAAGTCGCTGCAGGACGCGGCCGGGTGAGCCGGCCCGTCGCACGCCGGCGGCGGTTCACGGCGCGTACGCTCGCGCCGTACCTGTTCATTGCGCCGAACCTGGTGATCTTCTTGCTGTTCACGATCTGGCCGGCGATCAACATGGTCAACATCTCCCTCTACGACTCCCGCGACGGGCGCAATTTCCGGTTCGTCGGGACCAGCAACTACTCCGAGCTGGTCAGCGATGCCGAGTTCTGGCAGGTGGCCGGTCAGACCGTCTTCTACGTGATCTGCTTCGTGATCGCGACCACAGTGCTGGCCACGGCGTACGCCGTGCTGCTGAACGACGCCTTCCCCGGGCGGGGGTTCTTCCGGGCGGTGCTGTTCCTGCCGAGCCTGCTCTCGGCCGTGGTGATCGGGCTGTTGTGGCGCTGGCTGCTGGACCGGACGAACGGTCTGGTGAACATCGTCCTCGGCACGCTCGGCCTGCCCGAGCCGGGTTGGCTGATCAACGGACCGCTCGCGATGGGGGTGATCATCGCGGTCGGGCTGTGGATCCACCTGGGCTTCTACACGCTGATCATGTTGTCCGGGCTGCAGGGAATCGACCCGACGGTCTACGAGGCGGCGCATGTCGACGGCGCCTCGCGCTGGCAACAGTTCCGGCACCTCACCTGGCCACTGCTGCGCCCGACGACCCTGGTGGTGGTGATCCTCGGCACCATGTCGGCCTTCCAGTCCTTCGACTACATCTACTCGCTGACCGGCGGTGGCCCGGTCGGCGCGACGATGCTGATGGTGCAGTTCGTCTACGAGCGGGCCTTCGTCTCGCCGATCCGCTACGGGATCGCCGCGGCCGGTTCGGTGGTGTTGTTCATCTGCGTGTTCGCCTTCACCATGCTGAACTTCCTCAACGCGCGGCGTCGGGGCATCGCATGAGCGCCCCGGCGACGAACCCGCCCGATGTCGCCGCAGGGCGGCCGGCCGCGCCGACCTGGACCGGCACCGGCCGCCGCCCGCCGACGGGCTGGGCGATCGCGCGTTACGTGATCCTGATCGCCACCGCGCTGCTGATCCTCGGCCCGCTGGTCTGGACCTTCGTGTCGAGCTTCAAGACCCCCACCGAACTGGCGCAGCGGCCGCCGGTGATCCTGCCCGCGCAGTGGAGCCTGGAGAACTACACCGGGGCGCTGGAGCGATTCCCGTTCGCGACCTATCTGCGCAACTCGGTGATCGTCACGGTCGCCGCCACCGCGTTGACGGTCGTGATCAACACGATGTGCGCCTACGGCCTGGCCAAGTACAACTTCCGCGGCCGCAACTTCGTCTTCCTGCTCGTGCTGGCGACGATCATGATCCCGCTGCAGGTGATCCTGATCCCGGTCTACCAGATGGCCTACCAGCTCGGGCTGGTGAACACGTTGTGGGGCCTGATCATCCCGCCGGCGGCGACGCCGACCGGGGTGTTCCTGATCCGGCAGTACATGCTGGGGATACCGGACGATCTGATCGAGGCCGCGCGGGTCGACGGAGCGAGCGAGTTCGGCATCTTCGCCCGGGTCGTGCTGCCGCTGTGCGGTCCGCCGATCGCGGTGGTCACCATCTTCTCGATCATGTGGCGCTGGAACGACTTCTTGTGGCCGCTGGTGATCTCCCAGCAGCAGGACAACTACACCCTCCCGGTCGCGTTGGCCCAGTTCAACGCCGAACTGATCGTGCCGTTCAACTACATCCTGGCGATGTCAGTCGTCTCGATGGTTCCGGTGATCATCATCTTCTTGTTCCTCCAGCGCCAGATCGTCACCGGCATCGCCAGCAGCGGCCTGAAGTGAGTCCTCGGCCCGTCGCGGAGTCGGGCGTACCCCCGCAAACCGGGGAAAGACCTCGGCGACGGAGGCGTTGATGGCCGCGCCGATCAGCACGGCCAGCGACGTCAGATAGAGCCACAACAAGACGGCGATCGGCGCTGCGAGCGGCCCGTAGATCGAGGTGGTGTCGCTGGCGAAGGAGAGCACCAGGCGCAGGAGCTGGCTGCCGACCAGCCACATCACCATCGTCCACAGCGCGCCCGGCAGGTGCGAGTGCCAGGCGTGGCGTTCGGGCACCGCGAGATAGAACATCGTGGTGACCAGCCCGATCGAGAGCAACGTCACCACGGGCCAGTAGAGCCCGGCCAGCCAGGCAACCCGCTCGGGCAACAGCTCGCCGATCAGCGAAGGCCCGGTGAGGATCAGCGGGATCAGCACGATGCCGATCACCAGCAACAACAAGAACAGCGCAAAGCTGAGGGCCCGCTGCCGCACGATGCTGCGCCTGCCCTGGTAGCCATACATCAGGCTGACGGTCTCGACGAAGACCGCGATCGCCCGCGATCCCGTCCACAGGGCGATCAGGAAGCCGATCGACACCACATCGGAGCGCCGGCTGCTGATCACCTCGTCGATGGTGGGGGCGAGGATCGACTCGATGCTGGTCCGGGTCAGGAACTGGCCCGCGAAACCGAGGATGTCGTCGCGCAGCCCGAAGATCGTCGACGGGTCGGTCTGTGCGGCGACGAAGCCGAGCGCTCCGACCAGCGCGAACAGCATCGGCGGCAGCGACAACAGGGCGAAGAACGCGCTCTCCGCCGCGAGGCCGATCACGCGATAGCGAAACCCGGCGCGGAAGGCCAGCACACCGACCTTGCGGAGCCGTCCCGGAACGGTGTCCGTGCCGGGGATCGCGTTCATTGCTCCTATCCTGACAGTCCCGGCGCGCGGTCCGGGCAACGACACGCAACGCACGGAGGCGGCGGTGGCATCGATCCTGGTGGCAGGGGCGACCGGTTTCGTGGGACGGCGGCTGGTGCCGGCCCTCGCGGAGGCCGGGCACGATGTGCGGGCGATGACCCGCAACCCCGACGAGTACGCCGGGCCGGCCAGACCGGTGGCGGGTGATGTCGCCGACGCCGGGTCGCTGGCCGACGCGATGGCCGGCGCGACCGTCGCCTACTACCTGGTGCACGGACTCGGGTCGCGGGACTTCGAGACCGAGGATGCCCGCGCCGCGCAGAACTTCGGTGCAGCCGCGGCCCGGGCCGGGGTGCGCCAGATCGTCTACCTCGGCGGCCTGGGCAGCGATCGCGACGACCTGTCGCCGCACCTGCGCTCGCGGCGCGAGGCGGAGCGGCTGCTGGCGGCGGCAGGCGTACCCGTGACCACCCTGCGGGCGGCGATCATCGTCGGCCACGGCGGGATCTCGTGGGAGATGACGCGCGAGCTGGTCGATGCGCTGCCGGTGATGATCGCCCCGCGGTGGGTGAACACGCGGGTGCAGCCGATCTGGATCGGCGACGCCGTGCGCTATCTCGTCGGGGTCGCGGAGCGGGAGGAGGCGCTGGGCCGCACGTATGAGATCGGCGGCGCCGACGTGCTCACCTATCGCCGGATGATGCAGGTGCTGGGGCGGATCCTGAACCGGCGGCCGCTGCCGGTGTTCATCGCCCCGGTGGCCACGCCCCGGGCATCCGCGCTCTGGCTGTCGTTGATCACCCGGGTCGACCCCGTGACGGGTCGCAACCTGCTGGAGTCGGTCTCCAACGAGGTGATCGTGACCGACGATGCCATCACCGATCTGGTGCCCGGCCCCGTGCTCGGCTATCGGCAGATGGTGCTCGCGGCGCTGCGCGAGCGGCTGGCGGCGCTGACCGGGTCAGCCGACGACGGCGGGGAGCGCGAGCAGCATGGTCAGTGACCACACCACATGGGTGACCGCCGGAAGCACGATCCCTCCGCTGGAGCGCCGCTGCAGGCCGGTGACCGTACCGAGCACCAGCGCGGCGAAGATCATCATCGGGTTCAGCGATCCGGCGGTGACCGCCGCATAGGCCAGGGTGCTGACCAGAACCGGCCGGCGGGCGAGCCGGGCGTAGACGGCACCGCGGAAGAACAGTTCCTCCGCGACGCCCGTCAGCGCCGTGATCGCGACCACCGCCACGAACGGCGTGTGATCGGCCTGCCCGGTGACCGCTCGCACGGCGTCCGCCAGTGCGGGAACGGCGCGCACGACGAACGCCCCGACGACGAAGACCGCCGCCAGCAACGCACCGGCGCAGACACCCGCCGCCAGGACGGACCAGAGCGGTCGCCCGCCGCCCGGATCGCGTCGCGTGGCGAGGGCGGAGCCGACCACGGCGTACAGCAGACACAGCGCGACCGACCAGCCGAAGAACTCCGGGTCGCCGGTCGCGGCAAAGATCCGGAACACGCAGTACGCGGCGATGACCAGCGTGGCGCCGATGACCGTCGGGACGACCCACGAGGGGTAGTGGCGCGGCGGTTCGATCATCAGGGCTCCGTCCCTGGCCGGGAGAGCGAGGGGCTGCCGACCGTCGCCGGTCGGCAGCCCTTGGTGGTGGGCGATACTGGAATCGAACCAGTGACCTCTTCCGTGTCAGGGAAGCGCGCTAGCCCCTGCGCCAATCGCCCGAGGTGGAGACGGGATTTGAACCCGTGTAGACGGATTTGCAGTCCGTTGCCTCGCCTCTCGGCCACTCCACCAGGTGAGGAGCCCAACCTTGGTGGTTGAGACCCTGGTCGAGACCACCGGGGCTGAGACCCGCTCCGAGCGGACGACGGGATTCGAACCCGCGACCCTCACCTTGGCAAGGTGATGCTCTACCAACTGAGCCACGTCCGCATCGCTGTGCCGTTTCCGGCAGCAGCGCGTGGAAGAGACTAGCCGACGACTCTGGCCGCGCACAAACCAGCGCGCTAGCGTCGGGTGCATGGGACAGTGGGAGTGGGTGCGCAAGCAACTGGCGGACATCGACGCCGCGGGCGACACAGCGGCGGCCAGCGTGAAGGGGATGGCCGTCGTGGTGATGAACCAGCAGGGAGCGAAGACCGGCGAGCTTCGGCGGGTGCCCGTGATGCGGGTCGAGGCCGACGGAAACTACGCGGCCGTGGCGAGCAAGGGCGGTTCGCCGGAGAATCCGGTGTGGTTCAACAACCTGGTCGCCCACCCCGACATCGAGCTGATGGACGGCAGCGACACCTTCCCGGTGCGGGCGCGGCTGGTGGACGACCCCGAGGAGTACCGAACCTGGTGGGACCGATCCGTCGCGGCGTACCCGCCCTATGCGGAGTACCAGACCAAGACCGATCGCAAGATCCCGATCTTCGTGCTCGAGCCGCGCTGACGGTCGTCGCCGTGGCAGCATGGGCGGGTGAGTGAAGCCCGCCCGCGTGTCTGGATCGACGGCACGCTGTACGCCGATGCCGCCGACGCGACCGTGCCCGCCGATGATCATGGGCTGGTCGCCGGCGACGGCGTCTTCGAAACCCTGAAGATCGAGCCGTGGGGCGCGTTCGCGATCGGCCGGCACGTCCGCCGGTTGGAGAACTCCGCCAAGGTTCTCGGCCTGCCGACGCCCGAGGAGTCGGCGGTACGCGAGGGTATCGCCGCCGTCCTGGCGGGGCGGGACTTCGAGTTCGGACGGCTCCGGATCACCTGGACGGGCGGCATCGGGCCGCTCAGCAGCAATGCCGCGTACGGGCCGCCGCGGCTGATCGTCGCAGCCGGTCCGGCGGCGCGCACCAGCGAACCGGGGCGGATCGTCACCGTGCCCTGGACCCGCAACCCCGACGACCCGCTGTCGGGGATCAAGACGACGTCGTACGCCGGCAATGTTCGCGCCCTGGCGTACGCCCATGATCACGGCGCCGGGGAGGCGCTGTTCTGCAACACCCGTGGCCAGGTCTGCGAGGCGTCCGGGTCGAACATCTTCCTCGTCTTCGGCGACCGCGTGATCACGCCGACGCTGGCCGCGGGTCCGCTGGCCGGCATCACCCGGGCCTGCGTGATCGAGCAGTCCGGCGCGGTGGAGGAGGACATCGACCTCGCCGCCGCGCAGCGGGCCGACGAGGTCTTCCTCACCGGCTCGCTGCGCGACGTGCACCCGATCGTCGCCTGGGACGAGCACAGCTATCCGGTCGGACCGGTGACCGCCGCGATCGCCGAGGAGTTCGCGCGCCGTTCGGTCGACGAGCCCGATCCCGCCTGAGCGGCTACTCGGCGACGGCGCGGCGGCGTACCGCTGCCAGGGCCGTCACCACGCCGAGTGCCGCCAGGACGGCCAGCCCGACGAAGAGGTTGATCGCGGCCTGCGGCATGGACGGCAGGCCGGCGTTGACCAGGACGCCGGCGAGGGCGGCCCCGAGGCTCTGTGCGGCCAGGCCGACCAACGGGATGGTGGCGGCCGCCTTGCCGGCCTCTGCCGCATCGGTGACATTGCTCATCGTCGCGTAGCTGAGCACGGGGAAGCCGAAGCCGATGCCGGCGCCGGCGATCACCAACAACACGAACCAGACGATCGCCAGGCCGGGCCCCGCCGGCTCGCGCTGGGTGAGCGCGGCGCCGAGGAAGCCCGCTGCCAACAGGCCGGGCCCGATGATCAACAGTGCCGAGCGCGACCGCGGGGTCGCGGCGCGGGCGCCGAGCAGGCCGAAGAACGACCAGCCGACCGAGACCGCGGCACCGAAGAAGCCGGCGACCACCGGGGCGAGGCCGGCCATGCTCTGGCCGAACAGCGGCGTGAAGGCCTCGCTGACGACGGCAATGGTCAGCATCGCATTGGTCAGCATCAGCCAGCGCATCGGCGATCCCGGCCGATAGGTGGAGTCCGGCAGTACCGAGGAGCGGGCCCGGCGGTCCCAGGCGACGAAGGCGACGAGCAGGACCGCGGCCGCGGCGAGCAGCGCGACCCGCGCCGCACCCTCGGTGATCGAGGCGACGCTCAGCGCGGCCACCGCGGCGGTCAGCAGCGCGACCGAGCCGAGCGGGAACGGCTCGACCTGCCCGGTGCGACCGTGCCCGCGCAGTGCCCGCGGCGCGACGAACCCGAGAGCAAGGCCGGCCAGCGCGATCATCGCGAAGGCCAGCCGCCAGGCGTCGAACTGGGCGAAGAGGCCGCCGAGGACCGGCCCGACGAGCGTGCCGACGCCGAACATCGCCGAGATCAGCCCGGTGGCCATTCCCCACAGGCGTTGCGGAAGCACGGTGCGGACCAGGGCGTACCCGAGCCCGGACAGCAGCCCGCCGCCCAGCCCGACGACGGCGCGGCCGGCGAGCAGCACCGGCATCGTCGGCGCGAGCGTGCAGACGATCCCACCGACGAGGTAGGTGGCGAAGGCGAGCAGGTACGCGCCGACGGCCCCGAGCCTGGCCAGGGCCTGGCCGACGCCCATCACGCCGATGATCGAGACGACGACATAGATCGTCGTCGGCCAGGCGTACAGCTCCCGACCACCGATCTCGGCGACGACCGAGGGCATCAGGGCCGTGGTGACGAACATCGTGATCGCGGCCAGCAGGAAGCCGCCGGCCAGGATGCCGACGGCGCCGGCATTGCCGTCACGGAAGAGATCGGTGAAGCGCGGGGAGTCGCTGCGTGGGGCGTGGACGGATGGGGATTCCGAGGTCATGCAGCAAACCTAGAAACTCAAGTGGACTTGAGATCAAGGGCCGAACAGCGCGAAGATTCGATCATGGAGGGGCATCCACATCCCAGCGACCTGTTGAGCATCGGCGAGATCGCCGGGCGGACCGGCGTGGCGAAGTCGGCGCTGCACTACTACGAGCAGCTCGGGTTGATCGTGGCCACGCGTACGGTCGGGAACCAGCGCCGCTATCACCGCCACATGGTGCGGCGGATCTCGCTGATCGTGGTCGCCAAGCGGCTGGGGATCCCGCTCGCCGACGTGCAGCAGGCGTTCGGCGAGCTGCCGATGGATCGCCAGCCGACCGCCCGCGACTGGCGGCGGGTGTCGAAGGTCTGGCGCGCGACCCTGGCCCAACGCCGCCACCAGATCGAACGCCTGGAACGCGAACTGAACGGTTGCATCGGTTGTGGCTGCCTGTCGATGAGCGCCTGCAAGCTGCTGAATCCCGACGACGAGCTGTCCCAGCAGGGGCCGGGTCCGCGGCGGCTGGAGGTCGACGGCTAGGTGTATGCGCGAGGCAGGCGAGCGGTGATCAGTCAGGCGTGGTGCAGGGCGAGCACGTCCTGGACCACGTCGCGGATGGTGCGGGCATCGGTGTCTGTGACGTGGGTGGCTGTCTGTGTTCTCATCACGACGCCGGGCGGCTCGGGCAAGCCAGAGACCGCGTAAATGCTGTCGGGAAGCCGGCCGAGGGCGGGTAACAGGGTGTAGCCGAGATTGGTGCGTACCGCCGCTTGAATCCCGGCCAGGTCGGGTGATTCTGCACTGATGTCGTAGCGCAGGCCGGCTGCGGCGATGGTGTCTATCGCGCCGCGGCGCAGGCCGCAGTCGTGGTCGAACAGGACGAGCGGTACGCGGCGCCTTGGGGGGTGTTCGGCGGTTGCGAGCTCTCGCCCGGCGACCCATTGGGTGGGAATCGCTCCGATCTCGGTGGGGTCGCTGGTGAGTCTTTCGAGAACGAGTGCCGCGTCGAGCTGGTTGCGGTTGACGGCGTCGCGCAATCGCGCGCTGCGCCCGAGTCGTAGCTGGATGTTCTTCCGTGGCAGGGCTGCTCGTAGCTGATGCACCAGAGCCGGAAGGAGGATGTCGACGGCGTGGTCCATCGCCCCGATCGTGACGGTCTGGGTGCGGTCGATGAAGTCGTCCAGGGCGGCGTCGTGTGCTTCGAGGATTCGTGTCGCGTGCGTGAGGAAGCGTTCGCCGTCCTGGGTGAATCGGATCGCCCGACCTTCGCGGGTCACCAGCTGCACCTTGAGGGTGTCCTCCAGACGCTGAACGTGTCGGCTGACGGCAGCCTGAGTGAGGTGAAGAACCCGAGCCGCCTTGTGAAAGCCGCCGCACTGGGCAACGGCGACCAAGCTACGCATGGTGACGATGTCGAGCGTCTCGGGCACACCTCATCGTAGACGATCCGCAAACGGTATCGATACCGATACGGAATCATTGTTGGACCAACCGGTCAGCCTCTGGTGACGATGAAGGCATGCCTCGTACCACGCGTCTCGTGCGGCCCGGTCTCGTGCTCGGTATCTGTTGTCTGAGCCTGCTGATCGTCGGCGTGGACAATACGATCGTCACGATCGGGCTGCCACAGATCCGGCAAGACATGCACGCCTCGTTCTCGTCCGCACAGTGGACGGTGGATGCCTATCAGCTGGTCCTGGGCGCCTTCTTGCTGACGGCGGGTGCGACAGCGGACCGATGGGGACGGCGGCTGACGTTGCAAACAGGTCTGGCCGTCTTCACGATCGCTTCGGCGTTGTGCGCCGCGGCGCCCACCATCGGTTGGCTCATCGGGTCCCGGGTCGTCCAGGCGCTGGGCGGCTCGATGATGAATCCCGTCGCGATAGCAATCGTCACGCAGGTCTACCCCGACGCCCGTCGCCGAGCCCACGCCTTCGGTATCTGGAGCGGGGTCTACGGGCTGAGCATGGCGATCGGCCCGGTGCTGGGCGGTTTCCTGGTCCAACACGCCGGTTGGCGATCGATCTTCTGGGTGAACATCCCGATCGGTGTGATAGCGATCGGGCTGTGCGCGTGGGCCGTTCCGGAGTCCAAGTCACCAACCCGACGCCGGTTTGACGCGATCGGGCAAGCACTGGTCATCGTGATCTTGCTGGCGTTGACGTACGCCATCATCGAGGGCAACTCGCTGGGGTGGGCATCGGCTCGGATCATCGTCCTGGCAGTGATCGTCCTGGTGTGTGCCGCCGCGCTGGTGTGGTGGGAGGGCCGCGTCCCCGAGCCAGTCGTCGACCCGCTGTTCTTCCGCAGCGCACCGTTCTCCGGTGCCATCCTCATCGCTCTGATCGGCATGGGCGGCACCGCCGGTTACCTGTGGGTGGTGACGTTCTACCTGCAGGATGCCCGCGGTCTTTCACCCGCCAGTGCTGGCGCGTTGATGCTGCCGATCGCGGCGATGGTGCTGATCGTTGCCCCCCTGTCGGGTCGGCTGGCAGCACGCCATGGCCCGCGGATCCCGCTGGCGATCAGCGGCTGCTGCGTGGCGATCTCCGCCGCGCTGCTCACCCGCCTGCACCAGCACACGTCGCTGTTGGTGCTCCTGACGTCCTTCGTCGTGTTCGGCATCGGGTTCGGCATGCTCAACGCGCCGATCACCAACGCCGCGGTTGCTGGGATGCCGAAGAGCCAGGCGGCCGTTGCGTCTGCAGTCGCATCAACCGGCCGCCAGGTCGGCCAAGCACTCGGCGTCGCCATCGTGGGCGCCGTCGTCGTCAACCGCATCAACCTGCGCGCAGTGGCCACATCACTACCAGCGGCCTCTCGCCCCGGGTGGTGGGTCATCACCGCGGCCGGAGCACTCGTTGTGGTCATCGCAATCGTCACCACAACCCGCCGAGCCCGACGCACCACCGAACGAGTCCGTGAATTGCTCGACGAGGAACACCCAGAACCTCCTGACCCGCAACAGCCGGGCAGCGAGTTGATCACTCGGCGATTTCCGCAGCCCGAGGACGTGCGCTAGTCTTGGCGCTCGCCCGGGCGATTGGCGCAGTGGTAGCGCGCTTCGTTCACACCGAAGAGGTCACTGGTTCGAACCCAGTATCGCCCACAGCAGAGAACCCTTGGTCAGGCCAGGGGTTCTTTTTCTTGGGCGGTACGCAACTCCGGCTCCGACCTGGGCCCGCACCAACTCGATCTTGGTCAGGACGTCCAGTGTGATCGACCCGACCTCGAGGTATCCGCACGGTGCGTCTGAGAACCTGCCGCAACCAGATGAGAGATCACGCGCTCGGAGCGGGTGGTATACCATCGGTGTCGTGCCGAGAACCGCCGCCGTCGTGGCCGAGGCCCGGGATGCCATCCGGGACAAGATCATCTCCGGCGACCTGTCCCCGGGGGACCGGCTGGTGGAGCGCACGCTCGGCGCGGAGCTGGCCGTCTCCCGCGTGCCGGTACGCGAGGCGCTGCGCGAGCTGGTCGCCGCCGGGTACGCCGAACAGCGGGCGACCGGCGGTATCGCCGTCCGGGCCTACACCGCCGACGAGATCGACGAGCTGGTTGCCGCCAACGCCGCCCTGGAAACCCTGCTGGTGACCAGACTCGCGCGTGAGGCGAGCGAGGGTGACGTCACCGCGCTGCGCGTCGTCCTTGCCGAGACCGCGACGGCCATCGCCAACGGCGACACCGCGGCGGCGAGCGACGGCAACGCGCGCTTCCACGAGGTGCTGAGCGCCCGCGCGCGCCCCGGGGTCACCACCGAGCTGCTCGCCCTGATCGGGCCCCGCCTGCGCTGGCTGCAGCGGCAACACACCGACCCCCGCGCGATCCACGCCGAGCACGTGGCGATCACCGATGCGATCGCGGCCGGCGACGCGGAGGTGGCGGCCGGCCTGCTCCGCGATCATGCCGTGACCAGCCGGGCGGCGGCGGTCAATCTGCACGGAGGTACCTGATGCGCCCGAGGCCGGCACCGGTCGCGGTGGCTGCCGTGGCCGTGGTGCTCGGTG harbors:
- a CDS encoding ABC transporter substrate-binding protein, which gives rise to MRRGLIRTAAGLGAALVLAATAACAPGGAGGEAEQTGDQTLTYLYFTDGPDEQATRDLIARFEQETGATVNLELIPYANLEQTLQARLSGGNPPDVARLTTLTPVRDDLVDLTALRPELAGQYLDGMAGPATGPGGELLAVPSDLTLNGPMINLDLFEKAGVEPPTAQRPWRSWDEVVEAAEQVKKGAGTEFGLAMDVSGHRFSTMMSQYGTTVFDESGTQVALAEEPAVAAVTRFAELNADGVMPRDLWLQAGTRYTAANEIFLAQQAPIYVSGNWQVAAFAESAEFDWAAVPNPCQERCGGFPGGKFMGAFKASPRQQLAADFIAFMNSADSQRYLADKANFLPTRKDLIESGVEYSNRDADMQVFLADVQQTPPDTFGTSFSPAFSATSTEMTKVLAAVLAGQQDPAQAVAAFRKGAEKSLQDAAG
- a CDS encoding NAD(P)H-binding protein; the protein is MASILVAGATGFVGRRLVPALAEAGHDVRAMTRNPDEYAGPARPVAGDVADAGSLADAMAGATVAYYLVHGLGSRDFETEDARAAQNFGAAAARAGVRQIVYLGGLGSDRDDLSPHLRSRREAERLLAAAGVPVTTLRAAIIVGHGGISWEMTRELVDALPVMIAPRWVNTRVQPIWIGDAVRYLVGVAEREEALGRTYEIGGADVLTYRRMMQVLGRILNRRPLPVFIAPVATPRASALWLSLITRVDPVTGRNLLESVSNEVIVTDDAITDLVPGPVLGYRQMVLAALRERLAALTGSADDGGEREQHGQ
- a CDS encoding carbohydrate ABC transporter permease, with the translated sequence MSAPATNPPDVAAGRPAAPTWTGTGRRPPTGWAIARYVILIATALLILGPLVWTFVSSFKTPTELAQRPPVILPAQWSLENYTGALERFPFATYLRNSVIVTVAATALTVVINTMCAYGLAKYNFRGRNFVFLLVLATIMIPLQVILIPVYQMAYQLGLVNTLWGLIIPPAATPTGVFLIRQYMLGIPDDLIEAARVDGASEFGIFARVVLPLCGPPIAVVTIFSIMWRWNDFLWPLVISQQQDNYTLPVALAQFNAELIVPFNYILAMSVVSMVPVIIIFLFLQRQIVTGIASSGLK
- a CDS encoding ABC transporter permease subunit, which translates into the protein MSRPVARRRRFTARTLAPYLFIAPNLVIFLLFTIWPAINMVNISLYDSRDGRNFRFVGTSNYSELVSDAEFWQVAGQTVFYVICFVIATTVLATAYAVLLNDAFPGRGFFRAVLFLPSLLSAVVIGLLWRWLLDRTNGLVNIVLGTLGLPEPGWLINGPLAMGVIIAVGLWIHLGFYTLIMLSGLQGIDPTVYEAAHVDGASRWQQFRHLTWPLLRPTTLVVVILGTMSAFQSFDYIYSLTGGGPVGATMLMVQFVYERAFVSPIRYGIAAAGSVVLFICVFAFTMLNFLNARRRGIA
- a CDS encoding sirohydrochlorin chelatase, whose product is MNAPTLVVLAAGSSDSQVNQVAHAMRVGLQAMRPELDVRAAFLDHCPPTGPQVVSHLARAGVREIAFVPALLSSPFATDERVATLVRRTRATHPEIRTAVAGSIGPEASLLSRVDAQLRQALRRARATELDGLVLLAEGTPDSRGAALVARRARQWGQHHKLPCVPVFTDAGAGAMAEALHSLYAQGRRNVAVGSLCLTADAHWVERAEQARSAGVVAVGDPLGADETVLDLALARYAVAAMELVDFGFDETAEPARPSLSVVGA
- a CDS encoding YihY/virulence factor BrkB family protein translates to MNAIPGTDTVPGRLRKVGVLAFRAGFRYRVIGLAAESAFFALLSLPPMLFALVGALGFVAAQTDPSTIFGLRDDILGFAGQFLTRTSIESILAPTIDEVISSRRSDVVSIGFLIALWTGSRAIAVFVETVSLMYGYQGRRSIVRQRALSFALFLLLLVIGIVLIPLILTGPSLIGELLPERVAWLAGLYWPVVTLLSIGLVTTMFYLAVPERHAWHSHLPGALWTMVMWLVGSQLLRLVLSFASDTTSIYGPLAAPIAVLLWLYLTSLAVLIGAAINASVAEVFPRFAGVRPTPRRAEDSLQAAAGDAGDDLALEEQEDDDHRNHRDD